In Capsicum annuum cultivar UCD-10X-F1 chromosome 8, UCD10Xv1.1, whole genome shotgun sequence, the genomic window NNNNNNNNNNNNNNNNNNNNNNNNNNNNNNNNNNNNNNNNNNNNNNNNNNNNNNNNNNNNNNNNNNNNNNNNNNNNNNNNTCTTcccaattttttccaaattcagtagCTCCTGCTCAAGTAACTTTTAGTTTGGAGGAGACTCCGGTTGATTCACCATCTATCTTCCAAGGGGCTTCCCTTCTGTGAAAGCAAAAGCAATCACTCTAGTTAGTTGCTTCAACACCAAAATGCAAACATCTAAGCATTTCTCTAGTCACAGAATGTTTACCTTGCTACAAAATGCTTTAAATGGTGAAGTGAATCGACAGAATCATACTGCAGATCCtgcattaagaaaataaattttcttaagaCCCAAAGATAGTTACATCCCAACTACCAAGCTGGTATTTACTAACATAGGtatgacacttcacataaaaaaacCTCATCTCTCGTACCATCCAAGCTGGGAACTAGAACTCAAAGCATACTAGACGTTTATATCTCTTTTTATCTTAACCCTCGTAATCTGACTTTATGGCTTAGTAGCTCTCACAAGGCATTGATCAACTAACGGTTTGGTTTATTTTTCAGGTTGTCATGTGTTTTCTTTAGCCTTTCTATTTAGTTGAAGACGATATAGTGAAATGCTTCAAATTTCCTCTATATCCTATCAAAGGGTTTCATTCTCGAAAATGCAGGCACAAATTGATTGTGTGATCTCTAACTAGTCCAAACTTAGCACATTCACCAAGTATAGACAAAATGTTTCAGTGATTCTTTTGAAAGAAGAAGTACCTTGATTAGAGGCGGCTTTAGGGATTCAAGTTTCATGGAAAAACTTGctttaattagaaaataatataaagCATGACAAAAAATGACACTGTAATTGGAAAAATAAAATCCAGAGATAGACGAGGATAAGATACAGCTTGCAACAAGAAAGGGAAAGGACACCTTTCCATTGAGGTTAGTGAATCTTAAACAGAAATATAACAGATCAACTAGATGTTGACTGATTACAGCCCATCCTTTTCTGATATAAGGATCCATTTTAGCCAGTTCATCATTGAACTTACCCAACCAAAGGGGATATATAATTGGACGGCATTACTTGGTGAAAGGTCGGTGTTATCCGTCAATAAAACAAATTTTTGAAGTTAATCTGTACACATTTTTTGGAGCTTCCTTCATAACCAGCCTTCATGCAAAGTATTTAACCAAAGGGGACCATTTAGTAGCCCCCAAGAAGATCAAACCATTCAAAATTTTGGATAACAGAGACAGGAGTCTTAACAATAAAGACAAAGCACAAGACAAGGAGGAGGTAAACTGAGTACACCACTAAACTACAGATTTCATTAATAAAGCATCCCAGAATGTAATCATTATACAGTTCAatttgaattattagaaaaatactGATCTAGTTGTTCTAAAATGAGACCAATACCATTATTTTTACGTCTATGATTAGCCCATGTGTATCAACCTCCCTTAAATCCATCAGATTACATTTATTAATGCAAGACCACAGTTGATTAGCTCTAGATTAATTAATATGTCTACCTCCCCATTTATCCTGCTGACATAGGACTTCATTAAAGTCCTTGGGCAATAACCAAGGAGCATTAAGGGAAGATATATACTCTATTAAATTATCCCAAAGCCTAGCTCTTTTTGACCTATCAGTGCAAACATAAATAGCTGAAAAATAATAAGTTGGGGAATTAGGTTGTACTTGAATCATAGCATGAATCTCCTGATCGTTGCGATTTTTAATAGTAACTTGGAGAACATGAGAGTACCACATTAAGATCATTCCCCCTGAATTACCAACGATAGGAACCTCAATATAATCATCAAAAGTAAATTCATCCTTTAAAGAGATATGATTAGACATCTTGATTTTCAACAAAGCAACTAGACAGGGGTTATGATTGCGGATGAGTtccttaaaatttattttgaagttCTCATTATTAACTCCCTGGGTATTCCAAACAAATTAAAAAAGCTAGCGTCTTGATCCATAGGGTTAAGAGTGATGGTTGGGGCTCGAACTGTCGAGGTATGTGCATGTGTTATCCAACAGGGTCTCATTGTAGGTGCCATGATCACCACATTCTTTGCTATATCCTGATTCACTGCAGGTCGAAGCACAAATGATCACTTCAGCAGATTGTTGGGACAATTGTGGACATACTTTTTGTCCTCGTTCTCTGGGAAGACCATAATGGCTGCATGcattttttaatcttgaaattTCGGTGAATGAATCTCTGGTTAACGGGTCCTTTCATGAAGTATAGTGGGGGTTAGGGAGGAACCATAGGATGTGGAGGTTGAGGAGATGGCATGAATTGGAATTGATATACTTGAATCAACTCCTGGGGTAAGAAAGGGTGTCTGAGCTATGCTGCTCAGGTTGGGATAAGGACTCGGATAGTGTGGCAGATTCCATAGACCTTGCATTGTCTGTAGGAATCCCGGTAGTGTCGTTCGGGCTGAGGGGTTCAAGTTGTTCATTATCCACATATGATCGACGAAGTTCTCTAATGTTATTCTCATCCCTCCGATGACAAATTGTGCAAGTTGTTTCTCATTTTGGAGCACTACTATCAACTGCACACCATTGATTTCTACAGAGAACGTGGTTGCATGCCCCCTCAACCCCATCTCTATCCACGACATGGGTTGATGAGGAGGTTTGATTGGTGCATGGGGTTTCAAAAATCTGAGGGGGATGAAGAGGTGGAGTGTGAGAATTTGGTGGCAGattgttcatgttgatgttgtgagGACGGACTTGAGGGTGGAGTAGTGGTGAAAGACGAAGAGGTTGGTGAACAGGGACTTAAGAGGACGACATCTTGAGAAGGAAGATGACAATGAGACGTAAGACAGTTGCTTGAGTGAGTTGATTGTAAATCTTTATATTGAGATGTGGGAGGTTCTGGATTAGTTGAAGTCTTGAAGAAGATATGGAAGAAGCAAGGGGAGTTCGATTTATTTCTTGGCAAGAAATCACAGCCACTTGGCCAACGTTGGATACCAAGTGTGACTGCATGCAAGAGAGATTAGTGGCACTATCCATTGGAATTGCATGAGAAGAGTGGTTTTGCAACAAAAAGATTTGTAAGAAACTCCATCGGTACATAATTAAAAATTGATGCGTGCACCAAGTTCAACTTTAAGAGGGAGATATGCTAGGCTCTACATCGAAGTGGTCactcaactttgaacttttatccCAGAAAATCGCTcaactttaaacttttttttcagaaagtcactcaactttgatctttactcagatcaaagttgagtgactttctgagtaaaaatatgaaagttaagtgactttctgagtaaagatCAAAGTTAAAGTGATTTTCTTggataaaaatctaaaattaagtgactttttagataaaaattcaaaattgagtgactatttgagttattaactcctTAGTATTCCGTGGGTAATTGGAAAAGACGAACCCATATGGCCGAGGATGTGAGGATAGATTTTTCAGGAATGAAGTTAGGCTCACATCATTGAATAGAAAAATAGTGTTCATAGACGAACCAAGGTCCATTACTAAAAATGAAATTCATGTTCTCCGCAGAAGTAAACTTGAGAATATAATTCGACCCCAAATCAATAAGGGAAACTTGATCCAATGTTGTCCATAGTTGTTGTAGCTTTGTACGTAGGGAATGGTGCGTAATACATGCACCGACCACCTTAATGAATAGTGAATATTTTCAAGGAAGGAGTGTACAACCTTTGATTGTCCTCATGGGTAAGTGGTAATCTCTTCGTTTCACGATAAGTGAATTATTGAAGCAATTTTAGTGTTTCAATAAGTGAATGATTCGCAATTCAAgctaaatgttaaaaaaaaaattctaaatttaccCTTTATTAAATGTGTGTTGGGAGTTATGTATCacgtatttttacttttttaaaagggtaaaaattaaaaaaatatgataaatttatatatttacttttttgttcAATAATTAACTTATTGTGAAACGAAGGAGTATTGTTTTAATGCCATTGGGAGAGACAACGGAGCATGCTTCCAAGATATTAGTCACTTTTTTACTTGAAGTGGGAGTGGCATGACTGTGCTCCATGTCAacatcaatgatattttcattAGCCAAAAGTATCCCGGTTAAAATCATTTTTCCTccttaactttattttaaaaatcaaatttctctcaattttgaataataattatatttttttcttatcttaattaactttttaaaatttctattttaccttttattatcaattattttaattttttttaacttttttaaaatcatcatatttttattttaaaaaaatttatataacaaatttttcataaaaacataaacattattcatataacaaaattttcataaaaacataaacattatcttctagaaaaaagataaaaaaatatataaactaatgatgatctttataaAGTAAATttgcataataagaaaattaattttattaacaataatccaaactataatatttattttaacaagtgaaaataataagtactactaattttattaacatatttcaatgcagaaaatacaaacaataaatgaaagagaaaagcCTCTAGTACCACTccgaactatgatcaaagttgttacgacacactccaacttcacagggatcctattatcccctgaactcaaatttagcgtatttttattatttttttgtgctaATGTGACACCTTTATTGCATAAAATGGAGTCCATATCAAAAGTGTCACACCATCTAAAACAATTGACAAAAGGTATTatgttagctaaaaagattgacaaaaatatgctaaagtttagtttaaggggtaatggacccccgtgaagttgacatgtgtcgtagcaaatttggtcatagtttgggaatactagatgtttttctcaaataaaaataaggtcaaattttaaagattatatttatttatataaattataaaatatgtaatattctattaatgacaatcacagCTTATTTAttgatatagacaatagataatattatttcttatcacttgatcctcatgctaaaaacaaatgttttaatttatctgcgcaatttgtgaaatcaagagaattatattatgttttttttttaccttctagtgttaaataactataaaaagtaacagtatagacaaatttaaaattttaaattatcattaataaggttagtttagaaaaatatacctctaagtaaaatttttcttaaggattgtgttatatcaacaaaaagttaagtaatacgaaacgaatttagtaagagagtgataaaacatgaaaatatatgcacgtacatgtacatacatatgtatatatacacacttaggggtaggttgtttggaaacaagttatttcgggattagttattacaaaataagttgtattaatatgtatgtgtgataacttatcttatcactgtggtataaacggtgcgacaaataattttgagactacctaatacatttaattaaacgcaggataaataaccatgaactttatctctgaattattataattatacctcacaccaaataaCTCTTTAATTACAATCTTAcaaaataacattgaattttgtgataaatttataaaacgtATTAATTTGcgtataaaattaataaacttaaataaaatgctacaaacattcatattaaaaaaatattcattacatataatataaaaagatattata contains:
- the LOC107857230 gene encoding uncharacterized protein LOC107857230 produces the protein MDPYIRKGWAVISQHLVDLLYFCLRFTNLNGKVSFPFLVASCILSSSISGFYFSNYSVIFCHALYYFLIKASFSMKLESLKPPLIKDLQYDSVDSLHHLKHFVARREAPWKIDGESTGVSSKLKVT